From Musa acuminata AAA Group cultivar baxijiao chromosome BXJ3-8, Cavendish_Baxijiao_AAA, whole genome shotgun sequence, one genomic window encodes:
- the LOC108953544 gene encoding myosin-1-like isoform X3 — MSAATMTPTVARSSLEVMLDTIRLRDEQPKDLPPALPVRPTSRGRLPTSRRSLAVNLKLDRSAPEELLTDSMKWDDKTEYDMPRGDKGAVFRSGILQSKRMAKVERPLESPYIKITKRDSYEEKVEVTDNRASAAVQLPSAVLLDDKSEWCDTIKYALKKNLQVWCWISNARWELGQIHTISRDYVDILLSNGIVHSVSRESILPANPHILDGVDNLIQLSYLNEPAVLHNIKYRYANDFIYTKAGPVLVAVNPFKEVPLYGRDYVTAYKQKLKDSPHIFAIADTAFNEMMRDGVDQSIIISGESGAGKTETTKFAMQYLADVGGGGSIEDEVLQTNSILEAFGNAKTSRNDNSSRFGKLIEIHFSAAGKICGAKIQTFLLEKSRVVQRETGERSYHVFYQLCAGASCGLKEELNLKAAYKYEYLKQSDCLTIDNVDDAKRFHVLMEALDVIKISKEDQKNVFSMLAAVLWLGNIAFSVIDNENHVKVILGEGVTNAAKLMGCGVPNLMLSLSTRKIQAGNDSIVQKLTLQQAINTRDALAKSIYCNLFDWLVGQINKSLGVGKCCTGRSISILDIFGFESFNNNGFEQFCINYANEQLQQHFNRHLFKLEQEEYAQDGIDWAKVEFLDNANCLNLLEKHFAGNHCFKGERGGAFRISHYAREVLYDSSGFLEKNRDTLHADLVQLLLSCACQLPQSFANNILQPEKESSRFRQSSSFDLQKQSVVAKFKGQLFKLMQRLESTTPHFIRCIKPNSKQLPSMYEHDLVLQQLRCCGVLEVVRISRSGYPTRMTHQLFAERYGFLLLQTSSSQDALSLSVAILQQFNVPPEMYRVGYTKLFFRTGQIAVLEDARNRILQGIVWVQKNFRGLKARNFYQRLRKGATTLQSFIRGEKARCEFEVLTRRWRFAILIQKHVRQWIVGTRFSYQLKDIILLQSAIRGWLARKTFINLKMHKMAKLNHVEVNKSSERNFAQLMKDKTSELPQIHPAVTDELHRRALRAEAALRKREEENAILQQRLKHYDTRWSEYELKMKSMEQTWQKQLTSLQSTLAAARKSLTSDMVNRPGQLNMSAVNNCYDSEDTISTVNQTPEDTPAKQSIGAEEVRSNDSKEIAVIHLVNEFEQQRQVFEDDAGFIVEAKSGQSSSKINPDEELQKLKARFSTWKKVYKLRLRETKASLQKFGNPEEKASKKWWSIRSIR; from the exons ATGTCAGCTGCCACTATGACTCCTACCGTCGCTCGGAGCTCACTGGAGGTGATGCTGGATACTATCAGGCTGAGGGATGAGCAGCCAAAAGATCTGCCACCGGCTTTGCCGGTCCGCCCCACCTCGAGGGGACGCCTCCCCACTTCAAGAAGGTCGTTGGCCGTCAATCTTAAACTAGACAGAAGTGCACCTGAGGAACTTTTGACGGACTCTATGAAGTGGGATGACAAGACGGAATATGATATGCCAAGGGGTGATAAGGGGGCGGTGTTTAGAAGTGGAATACTTCAAAGTAAGAGGATGGCAAAGGTGGAGCGACCATTAGAATCTCCATATATCAAGATTACAAAGAGAGACAGTTATGAGGAAAAAGTGGAGGTAACCGATAATCGAGCGAGTGCTGCTGTCCAGTTGCCGTCAGCAGTGTTGCTGGATGACAAGTCAGAATGGTGTGACACAATTAAATATGCCCTAAAGAAG AACCTGCAGGTTTGGTGTTGGATCTCCAATGCCAGGTGGGAGCTGGGCCAGATCCATACAATTTCCAGAGATTATGTAGATATTTTGCTGTCTAATGGCATT GTTCATTCAGTTTCCAGGGAAAGTATCTTACCTGCCAATCCACATATCCTTGATGGTGTTGACAATCTTATACAACTTAGTTACTTAAATGAACCTGCAGTTCTCCACAATATTAAATACCGATATGCCAATGATTTTATTTAT aCCAAAGCAGGGCCTGTTTTGGTTGCAGTCAATCCATTCAAAGAGGTGCCCCTTTATGGAAGAGATTATGTTACAGCTTACAAGCAGAAACTCAAAGACAGCCCACATATTTTTGCAATAGCGGATACTGCTTTTAATGAAATGATGAGAG ATGGAGTAGATCAATCTATCATAATAAG TGGTGAAAGTGGTGCTGGTAAAACCGAGACAACAAAATTTGCAATGCAGTATCTTGCAGATGTTGGGGGTGGTGGCAGCATAGAGGATGAGGTTTTGCAGACTAATTCAATACTGGAAGCGTTTGGAAATGCAAAAACTTCAAGAAATGACAACTCCAGCCGATTT GGAAAGCTAATTGAAATACATTTTAGTGCCGCTGGAAAAATTTGTGGTGCTAAGATCCAAACCT TCTTACTCGAAAAG TCAAGAGTGGTTCAGAGAGAAACAGGTGAAAGGTCATATCATGTATTCTATCAACTTTGTGCTGGAGCTTCTTGTGGTCTTAAAG AGGAGTTGAATCTGAAAGCAGCCTACAAATATGAATACTTGAAGCAGAGTGACTGCTTGACCATAGATAATGTTGATGATGCAAAAAGATTTCATGTATTAATG GAAGCCTTAGATGTCATCAAGATCTCAAAGGAAGATCAGAAGAATGTGTTCTCCATGCTTGCAGCAGTACTATGGCTGGGTAACATTGCTTTCTCAGTGATTGACAACGAAAATCATGTCAAAGTTATCCTTGGTGAAG gagtaactaatgCAGCAAAGTTGATGGGTTGTGGAGTACCAAATTTGATGCTATctttatcaactcgtaaaattcaAGCTGGCAACGACAGTATTGTTCAAAAGCTTACATTACAGCAG GCAATCAACACCAGGGATGCATTGGCAAAATCAAtttattgtaatttatttgacTGGCTTGTGGGACAAATCAACAAGTCACTTGGAGTAGGCAAATGCTGTACCGGACGATCGATCAGCATTTTGGATATTTTTGGTTTTGAGTCTTTTAAT AACAATGGGTTTGAACAGTTCTGCATCAATTATGCTAACGAGCAACTACAACAGCACTTCAATCGTCATCTATTTAAACTTGAACAGGAG GAATATGCCCAAGATGGAATTGATTGGGCCAAAGTTGAATTTTTGGATAACGCCAATTGTCTAAACCTCTTGGAGAAG CACTTCGCTGGTAATCACTGCTTTAAGGGGGAAAGGGGAGGTGCTTTTAGGATTTCCCACTATGCCAGAGAG GTTTTATATGATTCAAGTGGTTTCCTGGAGAAGAACAGAGATACATTGCATGCTGATTTGGTCCAGTTACTTTTGTCATGTGCTTGCCAGCTTCCACAGTCATTTGCCAACAACATACTGCAACCTGAGAAGGAGTCAAGCCGGTTTCGGCAATCAAGTAGTTTTGACCTACAAAAGCAAAGCGTTGTGGCAAAATTTAAG GGTCAACTTTTCAAGTTGATGCAGCGGTTAGAAAGTACTACTCCCCATTTCATTCGGTGCATCAAGCCAAACAGCAAGCAACTTCCCAGCATGTACGAACATGATCTTGTGTTACAACAGCTAAGATGCTGTGGGGTCCTTGAAGTTGTCCGGATATCCAGGTCAGGCTATCCAACTCGAATGACACATCAACTATTTGCTGAAAG GTATGGCTTTCTTCTTTTACAGACTTCAAGTTCTCAGGATGCACTCAGTTTGTCAGTTGCCATCCTACAGCAATTCAATGTGCCACCTGAGATGTATAGAGTTGGTTACACAAAGTTATTTTTCCGCACAGGACAG ATTGCTGTACTGGAAGATGCTAGAAATAGAATTCTACAGGGGATTGTTTGGGTTCAGAAGAACTTTCGTGGTCTTAAAGCTCGTAATTTCTATCAACGGCTGAGGAAGGGGGCAACTACATTACAATCAT TTATCCGAGGTGAAAAGGCGAGGTGCGAATTTGAAGTTTTGACAAGGAGATGGAGGTTTGCTATTCTCATTCAAAAGCATGTGAGGCAATGGATAGTGGGGACAAGATTTAGTTACCAGCTGAAGGATATTATACTTTTGCAGTCTG CTATTCGTGGTTGGTTGGCAAGGAAGACTTTTATCAACTTGAAAATGCACAAAATGGCAAAACTCAATCATGTGGAAGTGAACAAAAGTTCAGAAAGAAATTTTGCACAACTTATGAAG GACAAAACCAGTGAGCTCCCTCAAATTCACCCAGCAGTTACGGACGAACTTCACAGGCGTGCCTTAAGGGCAGAAGCAGCATtaagaaaaagggaagaagaaaatgCTATCTTACAGCAGCGACTTAAACACTATGACACAAGATGGTCAGaatatgaattgaaaatgaagtcTATGGAACAGACATGGCAAAAACAACTGACTAGTTTGCAG TCAACTTTAGCTGCTGCAAGAAAGAGCCTCACTTCTGACATGGTAAATCGACCTGGACAGCTGAATATGTCAGCAGTTAACAACTGTTATGACTCCGAAGATACCATATCAACTGTCAACCAAACACCAGAAGACACTCCTGCCAAACAGTCCATTGGTGCTGAAGAAGTAAGGAGCAATGATAGCAAGGAAATTGCAGTTATCCACCTTGTAAACGAGTTTGAGCAGCAGCGGCAGGTATTTGAGGATGATGCTGGGTTTATTGTTGAAGCTAAGTCAGGGCAATCAAGTTCTAAGATAAACCCTGATGAAGAGCTGCAAAAATTGAAGGCACGTTTTTCTACTTGGAAGAAGGTTTACAAGTTGCGGTTACGGGAGACAAAGGCATCACTTCAAAAGTTTGGTAATCCTGAAGAGAAAGCATCCAAAAAATGGTGGAGCATAAGAAGCATAAGATAA